In Salarias fasciatus chromosome 20, fSalaFa1.1, whole genome shotgun sequence, a single window of DNA contains:
- the LOC115408277 gene encoding zinc finger protein 774-like, whose protein sequence is MLEINWNPQIKLTRTELPQHHDHSEEQLFKQETNNCGGQEELEPPQIKGEPEETGLLQFKEEQVEPEPPQIKEEPQETGLLQFKGEQEEPEPSQIKEEPEEPGLLQFKEEQEEPEPPQIEKNKELSISQEGEQLTLKLPSRLNLVQEQSDLSEPEEVPDNQQILPQDSKVHDVKNYTGEKPYSCETCGRSFSRQSNLLIHKRTHTGEKPYSCGTCAKSFSVLCSLRRHMKSHK, encoded by the exons ATgctggaaatcaactggaatcCTCAAATCAAGTTAACCAGAACAG AGCTCCCACAGCACCATGACCATAgcgaggagcagctctttaaacaggaaacaaacaactGTGGAGGTCAGGAAGAACTAGAACCTCCTCAGATCAAAGGCGAACCAGAAGAAACAGGACTTCTACAGTTTAAAGAGGAACAGGTAGAACCAGAACCCCctcagatcaaagaggaaccacaAGAAACGGGACTTCTCCAGTTTAAAGgggaacaggaggaaccagaaccttcacagatcaaagaggaaccagaagaaccaggacttctccagtttaaagaggaacaggaggaaccagaacctccacagattgAGAAGAACAAGGAACTCAGTATCAgccaggagggagagcagctcaCACTGAAGTTACCAAGTAGATTAAATTTGGTTCAGGAGcaaagtgacctgagtgaaccagaagaagtTCCAGACAATCAGCAGATCCTCCCTCAGGACTCTAAAGTCCATGATGTGAAAAATTAcacgggtgagaagccgtattcttgtgaaacatgtgggagaagtttcagtcgacagagtaatttgttgatccacaagagaactcacacag gtgaaaagccgtattcttgtggaacatgtgCCAAAAGTTTCAGTGTACTTTGTTCGTTGAGACGCCACATGAAATCTCACAAATAG